From the genome of Agrococcus sp. ARC_14:
AGACCCAGCTGATGAACATCCGCAACTTCGGCCAGAAGTCGGTCGATGAGGTCAAGGACAAGCTCGTCGAGCTCGGCCTGTCGCTCAAGGACGCGGTGCCCGGCTTCGACGGCGCGCACTTCTACAGCGGTTACGACGAGGACGCTCGCTGAACGCGGGCCGACTGAAGAACTAGAGGGATACGAACCATGCCCACACCCACAAAGGGTCCCCGCCTCGGAGGCGGTCCGGCGCACGAGCGCCTGCTGCTCGCGAACCTCGCGGCCGCACTGTTCACCCACAAGTCGATCAAGACGACCGAGACGAAGGCCAAGCGCCTCCGCCCGATCGCTGAGCGCCTCATCACGTTCGCCAAGCGAGGCGACCTGCACGCGCGTCGTCGCGTGCTCGCCGTGATCGGTGACAAGGGCGTCGTGCACGAGCTCTTCACCGAGATCGCGCCGCTCGTCGCAGAGCGCGAGGGTGGCTACACCCGCATCACGAAGCTCGGCTTCCGCAAGGGCGACAACGCCCCGATGGCTCAGATCGAGCTTGTGCTCGAGCCGGTCCAGAAGAAGGCTTCGAAGTCGAAGGCATCGGCTGCCGCCACGTCGGCTGCTGCCGACCAGGAGGCATCGGAGGCCAAGGCCGCAGAGGCCAAGGCTGCTGACGAGGCCGCCGCCGAGGAGACGACCGAGGCCGCCGATGGCGAGCTCGAGGGCGTCGCCGCGGCTGCTGACACGTCGGCCGCCGACGCGGAGGTCGCCGATGGCGGCTTCGGCGAGGACTCCGCCGCTGCGCTCGAGGACGGCTCGGCTCCCGAGGGCTTCGACATCAAGGGCAACAAGGACTCGATGAAGTTCCACCGCCCCGATGGCCAGTGGTACGAGCAGACGGTCGCCGAGGTGTGGTTCCGCACCGGCGAGGCCGCCGAGGCCGCAGGCTTCACCGAGGCCGGCAAGTAGCAGCCGGTCGCAACCCGTACGAAGAGGGGCCCCGCATCGCGCGGGGCCCCTCTCGCGTTCGCCGGCCGCTCAGCCTCGCTGCGCCTTCGCGATCTCCGTGGCGGCCAGCACGAGCCCGAGGTGCGAGAACGCCTGCGGGAAGTTGCCCCAGTGGTGCCCCGTCTCAGGGTCGACCTCCTCGGCGAGCAGGCCGACGTCGTTGCGCATCGCGACCAGGCGGTCCATGAGGTCGGTGGCCTCGTCGAGCCTGCCCGCCTGCGCGTAGGCGATCACGAGCCAGAACCCGCAGAGGACGAACGGATGCTCGTTCCCGGCAAGGCCGTCCACGCCGGTCGTGCGATAGCGCAGCGGGATCCCCCCGATGAGCAGGTCCTGCTCGATGCGCTCGATCGTGCCGAGGAAGCGCGGGTCCGTCGCCTCCACGATGCCGATCGTCGGCAGCTGCAGGAGCGACGCGTCGACCTCGCTCGTGCCGTAGTGCTGACGGAACGAGCCAGTGGACTCGTCGAAGCCGCGCGTGAGCACCTCCTCTCGCAGCGCATCCCGCAGCTCGATCCAACGAGTCGGGTCGCCGTCGCAGCCCTCCTCGATCGCCCGCACGCCGCAGTCGAACGCCGCCCACATCATGGCGCGCGAGTGGGTGAAGAACTGCGGCTCGCCGCGCATCTCCCACAGCCCCTGGTCGGGCTCGTGCCAGTGCGTGGCGAGTTCGTTCAGCAGTGCGCGCTGCATGTGCCACGAGTCGTGCGTGTCGTCGAGGCCGATCGCGCGCAGCCGCTGCAGCGTGAGCATGACCTGGCCGA
Proteins encoded in this window:
- the rplQ gene encoding 50S ribosomal protein L17; this encodes MPTPTKGPRLGGGPAHERLLLANLAAALFTHKSIKTTETKAKRLRPIAERLITFAKRGDLHARRRVLAVIGDKGVVHELFTEIAPLVAEREGGYTRITKLGFRKGDNAPMAQIELVLEPVQKKASKSKASAAATSAAADQEASEAKAAEAKAADEAAAEETTEAADGELEGVAAAADTSAADAEVADGGFGEDSAAALEDGSAPEGFDIKGNKDSMKFHRPDGQWYEQTVAEVWFRTGEAAEAAGFTEAGK